A stretch of DNA from Plasmodium brasilianum strain Bolivian I chromosome 3, whole genome shotgun sequence:
TTTtatgcacatttttttttccccccatttttatgaacaatgcaggtgatatattaaaaccCGTGGCATGGAACTTGATGATCAATGTGAATGACATGAGTTTTGAACAAAGGAAAGTGTCGAACGATTTTTCTGTTCCcatataatatgaattaaaatttatccTATTAAttcttgtatatatgtatattatagaAAAGCATTTGTCTGATAAATGGTATACAAACACGtgtgcattattttttttgtttgttccttttgtttgatgtgtacttttttttttttttttttttttttaccttttttattcCACGTTATGCTTGTCTTAAATGCATGGGGTAGTTACATAGAGAGAAGGGGGGGGAAGCAGGAAAACAGTTAAGcggaacataaaaaaagaagaagcaaatatatgtaaaaaaaaaaaaaaagtttcaaacaaaaataaaaataaaaaagtaccACATTAAACtacgaaaaaagaaaagaaaaatgaaaaaaaaattgtgcaAATCTAGTTTCACATTAACAACTTCAAAAGGTCAGGCGAAATTGCGCtgtctttatttttactatttcgTTCATTTATACTATTTCGTTCATTTATACTGTTTCGTTCATTTTTACTGTTTCGTTCATTTATACTGTTTCGTTCATTTATACTGTTTCGTTCATTTTTACTGTTTCGTTCATTTATACTGTTTCGTTCATTTATACTGTTTCGTTCATTTTTgccatttattttatttttttttttattttcctcgTCCGCCAATAGCTGTTCTTTTGCGGCCTCTCTCGTCTCATATGCTCCAGCTGTCCCttgatctttttttatagttaCAAAGTTTAATCTGTTCATGCTCTTTTtgaggtatatatattttttcttttttttatcaatcaCCCTAGTCCTCCCCACGCTTGCTACTTCTTCGCTGTTATGGACTTTGTCCGAttcgttaattttttctaaataatcTTCATAAGttttgtacataatttttaaagaatgtttgagtttttcttttcttgaaatatttctatataacACAGAAGAGACCAAATTACTCCACGTAAAATGcttcaaatatttaatatgccAAAACTTTTctcttaataaattttttctcttttttcctcCAATCATTTGATTATTTAATAACCTTTCAACCTTTTTGGCATCTTTTTTATCGAAAAATTCGATGTACCCATCATGATACTTTACTCGTTTGTTACGTGTTTCAGTATTCACAATGTTAATCTCttcatcttttattttatttaaatgtattttatcaACTGAACCATATTTACTAAAAATTTCTCGAATTTTCGAAACGTTCAAGCCTACAGGTATATGTGATAGATATACAATTCCTTTTTTGgattcttcctttttttctctttgcCATATGCTGTCGTTGAACTGAAATCTTTCGTCCTCAACAATATTGCTGCTTAATCTTGCAAAGTCTTCAACGGCATCTGCTTTTTCAATTACCTCAGCATGGGACTTTTCCGGGTAACGCGTCTTCATTTTACCATCCCGCACAACTTCGTTAAGTTAAGCTTCGTCACGTCACGTTACCCTATGTTTTGTTACTATTCGTTTTcgcttctttctttttttttttttattttcttacatTATCTTccctttaaattttcattcatTGCACTGTtcgagaaaaaaaaagaagaaaaaataatatttccgAAACGGAAattatttcccttttttttggTACTTTTATGAGTTTATCTTTTTGTACTACTATTTGTTTTtgtatttgtttttgtttttgtatttgtttttgtttttgtatttgtatttgtatttgcAATTGCATTTGCatttgaatttatatatgcaattatatatgcatttgtaCATGCATTTGTACATGCATTTGTACATGAATTTGTAAATGCATTTGTACATGAATTTGTAAATGCATTTGTTcatgtatttgtatttctatttgtatttatttttccttctcttttattttattttcttttatttttgatacTTTGAATGCTTacataaatgtttatttaatttttaccatttattCAATTTATTAGTCCCgatatttttcattcttaAAATTTCACTTTAGCACCTTTTGTCATgttgctttttttttgcaacaGCAGTAGAAAAGCGTTTTAATATAATGGCAATGCATTCAACTGAATTGAACTTAATTGAACTGAATTGAACTAAATTCAATTAAATTCAATTAAATACATTGCCATTATATCATATTACATTCCATTCCTCTCAATtgagttttattttattttattttattttttttttggctatTCAGCTGTTCGAATGGAAAAATAGAGAATTTTTTAAGATGATAATAttccttaaaaatataaggtcattttttctattacaCAAAAGCaataatcattttattacCAAGCAGTATTAACCTATTTTCccttactatttttttttttgctcatTCAAAGAGTAGAGTGCCTTTACAAcgccattttttatttccattttcgACATTACCGTTCAGGTTGATAAggagtgtatatatatatatatatatatgtacttatgtatatatgtacttatatatatatgtatatttgtatgtataaatgccATTGCACATACCTAATTGACCATATCACGTTTTCAAAACTCAAGAGAATGGAAAATACACAGTATTATAACAGACTTGTGGAGCTAAATTTACTAGCAGAAggtattttttgtaaaaacaaGCAGCTATTGTTAATCGATAATAATTTGAATGGTGTGAGAACAACCAAGGGTGGATATAGGAGAAAGGAAATTACGAAAAATGTCGGGAAACTAAGCACCTAcagtaatttatttttgtcacTAAATAAAAGCCAAATTAATGATTATTTAGATAAtgtatggaaaaaaaaaaaaaaaaaaattatgaatatgggaataaatttatgcaaactgtattctatatattctgacttgttcataaaaatagcAGTTTTGCACACACGTACCCacaaacaaaagaaaaaaaaaaaaaaaaaaaaaaaataaaaaaaaaaaaaaaaaaaagaaaataaaaaaaaaaaaaaaaaaaaaacactgTAAAGCAGTTTTTTTCACACTTACCTggttttatatatgcatttgcaacacatatatttacttaaatttTCCACATGCTCGTTcactttattttgtaaatgtaGGTGGAGAAACTTCTATCGGAAAAGAGGGACAAAGTAAGAGACAAGCGAAAATTGCTCATTAATGAACTGGTAAAGCTAAACCCGAGTGTGACTGAAATACCCCTAGAGGAAGCTAAGTTTTTACTAAGACattaaattgtttatttttgatCATGgtttttgtataatatatttaggcACATTCTAAAGAAGATACGGATGGGCATAATTTTCGTTTTTCAACAAGCGAattcaaagaaaaaaagaaaaaaataaagaaaagaaaagaaagaaaagaaagaaaagaaaagaaaaaaaagaaaagaaagaaaagaaaagaaaaaaaagaaaagaaagaaaaactctgaaaaagtaaaacagtAACAAAGATATAAAACAACATTGCGTAAAATGGGGTTACGCAAAACGACGAACAAGGGACAATTATGAGATAGtgaattttgttaaaatgaagtaaagctgtaatttgtaatttctcaatttattttaaatgatatatttaaagaatgaaagaatgtttacatatatgtacaatgtATTCTATGTGTACAATATGTTATTATGTATGGAAGGCATGTAAAAATGAgtggaaaaaaggaaaaaaaaaaaaaaaaaaagcagcaCAAAAGTGTGTGCCTttgttattatgtatttcCGGAATTTGTTTCCTCCGGTGGTGTAATTTAAACTACTTCATTTTTGGTATTAATTCTTACTTCAATATTTACTTCAGTTTTTGCTTCAGTTTtagcattaatttttttttttttcatttcataaaTCGGCTCTTCGCTGCATTACGAAAGGGAATAAAACCTAAGTTTCACGTTCATTGTTTGCCTTATAAGATTCTTTGTTTTCAGTAACCCAATATTTTGTATCATCGTcctgataaaaaataatttttttatcagagttgttttttaaacattttctcttcatatttttatacttctCTTCCATTTTACATGTTGGGTATTCTGTCATATAAAATTCGcgcattttattataattctgTATGTAACACTCGTCATTTTGAATATCATACCTACAATGTTAAATGGGCAAACAGTGAGACAAAATAAGTGAAAATGGTATAGGAACGTACAGCAAAAAGTTAATGAGAGGAATAATGtcaaaaagggaaaaaaaaaaaaaaagaatgttaCAAGCAGAGATTAATTCATATGGTTTTagacacatatataaacgtgCACAAGTgcatgcatacgtacatgcCTACGTACATGTGTACTTAAATACACTCcgtaaaaacattttatattatatgacaCAAATGTCAAATTGCTTACCATCCGGACACATGAACTTTAGGGTTGTAACATCGGGTTCTTGCATAGTCTGAATACGCGTCCTTGAATTTATTAAGCCTCGACATTTTTCGGAAAactttagaaaatatatagcaCTATATTGATTTAGTTATGTCCATATGTAAGGGGTTCTCGCAAAAATTATGATCACCTGTACTATTTTTAAGAGGAAAAactgttttgttttttaaaaagacgAGCGGAAGaaactcatatatatatatatatatatatatatatgcaaatttcCAGTTACATTAAGAAAAAGCGCACATTACGACTTTTATCACCTTCGTCCCGAGGGTAGTATGTTATGTTATACCTTTTTAGCAGGGTAATAGGACagttgtttttattttgtataattcgtttattttgtttgttttgtttgtaatttttttttttttttttgtttatattgcttattttgtgtattttattttatttttttatctgttcattttgcttatttcatttattttgttatactGTGTTATATTGTACTGAATTATATTGTACTGTATTATACTGTgtcatgtatttttttttttgatgtttatttttccttttaatgcATGGCTTACCTTACGGCAATAAATAGCTAAACTATTTGAGGAATATAATTCAGACTGCCTTAtgtgcacatgtatatattaataatgtctacaatttttatatggtACTTGTAAGTTTTGTAGAAAATAATTCTAGTAATCATTTTGTAAAACCCAAATAATGGTAAACAATATGGTGCAAATAAAACGATATTTTTGCAATTCTAGTTCACAAGAACTGTTCTAGTAAATTTTTGTACCATCTTAtgcaccttttttttttttatatgacatgttcatactttattttaattttttttttttttttcagcgCGTTTATGTGTACCTTCTAAGATTAagtgaattaaaaaaaaaaaaaaaaaaaaaaaatatgaacaaaaaatatacattgtatatgcattaaatacacacacacaaacatatatatatatatatatatatatttatatgtaaacatatttatgtagggggggaaaataaaaagtgtaAGATGGAAAAACGTCAAATGAAATGTCTATAATCATTTATGCAATACCAGTTATTACTATTTCGTGaaaatacgtatatgtacagATAGCCCATTGTCATGAAAATCTGCTATAAAGTAAGGGTCTCTTGTACAAAATAAGtgtattcctttttatctattttggAAATCCGCATCCTGTTTTATTTCATAAGTGGTGCCATGTTGCATCCATATTCATGTGTATATCTCATTTCGTGTTGTAATGTAAATGTACTATACTGTACtgtgttatatttatttatttattttatttacttttttttttttttttaaccttaACCGttcatgcaaaaaaaaaaaaaaaaaaaaaaagggatgCAAATTAAAAGGGCTTTTAAATTGAGTTTATTGTGAGAGTATTCATTTTGAGTAACTTTAACACGAAACAGTAAAAAATGACACATTTGAGAATGTGGAGTTAGTAACGTGcacacattaaaaaaaatgaaaaaagcgTAAAATAAgccaaaaatatattcaacataaatacatagtaaatgataaataattgCAGAATAAACGCTAAGTAAAACTCTACAAATTACAAGCACATCGTCGTATAGGACAACTGTATAAACgaagatatatatttgaatactcataaataaatgcgcatatatatttaaaaataaaaaaaaaaattaaacgaCTTCAAACATGAAATAGAAATGGCTTTTTTtctaaacaaaaaataagataaaagaaaaaaggaaaaagaaaaaaaaaaaaaaacaaaaagaaatttctgaaaaagaagaaaacgaTAGTTTCacaaaaattaacattttaaGGAGCAACAAGATTTACGAAAAAACCCTAGGTAGTGGATTAACCCTGAACATTTTcgaaaaagaagcaaaaagtataaattcttaagaaaaaaataaaaaatatatatacatattcacGCTTGCATGTGTAGTAAAAGCCAAATCTGCATCAGTGgggaataattaaaaataaggaaaaaaaaatccaaATAAATAGGCCATTTtttaaaggataaaaatacAACGAAACACAAATACTAGTCAGGATATAGTAGTGCCgttatataaatgcatagtACTTAGGAcaaaaaagggggaaaaacAAGGAACCTAGTCAGTACTTAAACATAACGACACTGCATATTTTTACCTTACAAGTTAAGAAGCTGTTGAGGGAGAGCACATCCCAGGAAGAAGTTATCCACGAATGTACACACGCATACGCTAATACGTGcattaatacaaatataaatatatataaataacccCAAACGTACATTCATTTGAAGCCGCCCCGACCGcgcatgtacgtatatgcacTGAAAAAACAgccaaaaaatgaaaaaattccTATGTATACATGATAAGCTAAGGAGCGTATTGAACCGTGTGGGAAGAGTGAACAACAGAGTAGCAACATATAACACAaaaacttatttttctttctatttGCCCCCCCAAAATAGAAGAATAAGCTCTATACCAGGagaatacataaataaaaaaagagtgttttcaaataattacaatatttttttatttatttctttattgtGTGCACCTCCAAGTTTACTATTGCATAAGAAGTTTAACAGTGTGAACAACAAAATGGCTAGCTGTACAAGTTTAGAAAAGgtatatttaataagtaAAGACGAAATGAAGAGCGGAGAAATGAGAGAAATAAAAGTGCATGATGAAAAAGATACTGTGTTATTggtaaatattaatgataagTATTATTGCTTAGGACCGAAATGCCCCCACTATAGTGCTCCCCTAAAGATGGGTGTATTAACAAAAGAATATGTTACTTGTCCATGGCATGATGCAAAATTTGATATAAAAACAGGTGAATGTATTAATGGTCCCTCGTTTGATGATATTCCAAAATATGAAGTGGTTGTTGAGAATAATAAAGTGTATGCTTATTTACCTAGTTCATtagaaatatttgaaaaaaaaaaaaaaaaacctgtACATGTAAGGATAAAtgtgaaaataaaacaattttaatagTGGGTGGTGGAGCAGCAACATTAGGTGCATTGGAAACATTTTACCAATTGGGGTATAGCGGAAAGTTGATAGTTTGTAGTAAGGATTCATACAAACCTTATGATAGACCAACTTTATCAAAGAGCTTATCAAATTGTAGCACAGgaaatgaattatatgagcaaattaaattaaaagaagaggaatattataacaacgataatataatatacatgcatGATACATATGTTGAAAAAAttgatgaagaaaaaaaaaaagcatatttaaataatggaaaagaaataaaatacgaCAAAATTCTTATAACTAGTGGGCTGTCACCCTCCCCTTCTCCTTCTTCATTGAAGAAAGATGTTGTATATCCAGAAAACTTGTTTACTTTACACAATTTGGAtgataatatgaaaat
This window harbors:
- a CDS encoding pre-rRNA-processing protein ESF2; the encoded protein is MKTRYPEKSHAEVIEKADAVEDFARLSSNIVEDERFQFNDSIWQREKKEESKKGIVYLSHIPVGLNVSKIREIFSKYGSVDKIHLNKIKDEEINIVNTETRNKRVKYHDGYIEFFDKKDAKKVERLLNNQMIGGKKRKNLLREKFWHIKYLKHFTWSNLVSSVLYRNISRKEKLKHSLKIMYKTYEDYLEKINESDKVHNSEEVASVGRTRVIDKKKKKYIYLKKSMNRLNFVTIKKDQGTAGAYETREAAKEQLLADEENKKKNKINGKNERNSINERNSINERNSKNERNSINERNSINERNSKNERNSINERNSINERNSKNKDSAISPDLLKLLM
- a CDS encoding hypothetical protein (conserved Plasmodium protein) yields the protein MSRLNKFKDAYSDYARTRCYNPKVHVSGWYDIQNDECYIQNYNKMREFYMTEYPTCKMEEKYKNMKRKCLKNNSDKKIIFYQDDDTKYWVTENKESYKANNERET
- a CDS encoding apoptosis-inducing factor; protein product: MKKFLCIHDKLRSVLNRVGRVNNRVATYNTKTYFSFYLPPQNRRISSIPGEYINKKRVFSNNYNIFLFISLLCAPPSLLLHKKFNSVNNKMASCTSLEKVYLISKDEMKSGEMREIKVHDEKDTVLLVNINDKYYCLGPKCPHYSAPLKMGVLTKEYVTCPWHDAKFDIKTGECINGPSFDDIPKYEVDKCENKTILIVGGGAATLGALETFYQLGYSGKLIVCSKDSYKPYDRPTLSKSLSNCSTGNELYEQIKLKEEEYYNNDNIIYMHDTYVEKIDEEKKKAYLNNGKEIKYDKILITSGLSPSPSPSSLKKDVVYPENLFTLHNLDDNMKISSYAKEGSKCVIVGSSFIACEMSSTLKKKNVHVTMVSKNEVPFYDAFGEKIGNTVLDILKEKNVNFYGGVYPTEYIIDTSFLKIKNGKKKRIHGIRLNNGEVLSCDYVIEALGCKPNSEFLEKKFKNEKNFILVDKHFKVNNSNDMYAAGDVCVFPYFVTGDLINICHWNVAIQQGRIAAHNMLSDQKKEFNFIPFFNTNIFGKNFRYSGYVKNYDKVIFEGDISKHNFIAYFVKNDKVASILTLGNNKMPSLNECLSKNKIPKVYELEGGLKNSDSMIASLKV